One window of Branchiostoma lanceolatum isolate klBraLanc5 chromosome 8, klBraLanc5.hap2, whole genome shotgun sequence genomic DNA carries:
- the LOC136439691 gene encoding probable helicase with zinc finger domain isoform X2 yields the protein MEGQCGVSLEQANEYFGQQEYGKAVECLSSLLTHVPDAVSERTNLLNSRANCYLRMKQYGKVVNDSDEVLSLGPNIEALLRKSKALGKLGRFHEAYQAVEQCLALEPQNSGALKEQARLQTVVDALQDEVADEEELAAAGKEREPPEGSERDSPNMNGSPSSANLGKTTQGSGIATSTDVNLYCSYCDVQCQTKVDLHLHCTSLAHQAIIMSDSGRDWKHRPPPRGITGDEYTLCQEHISQGNCQFGTQCTAAHSEDELAEWRERYQYRQIRIQQARDRQLNGESYSEKLLERWMSSSTPHSVMNEHVEGVMVTTDNKLNVSVSSKQASHAWTFTLNCKPGVYLSRVALLYDVHRSHFHLASVTSNGDQQETSHNLPPMCQEWSASGTDPPGSPTSPVTYTIRLVFNTGIYGTFRQSAVFDFGGSQETVLLQRVCVDVASSEEMNRLNQVRSSMLCVGERWSNTSKTIIEFVPKPADATENDKGLMSFYTPPASPEQLFTREVLEGPLTKNNYKGRMHDLLYIEEMAQYKEISRFNMKVQLQLVKSFMLLPGTSGAKYAQSGELYSRVKLIEDLSEDTMAGRLILNSVQTVLLAPAAVKDSSPDTIYEAVVEEKGKGFIFLRLSAKCVSDLKLMADKDMKAEMQLQLNRLPICEMHFAVDKVPDMSILFPEVQRPTNIPWNPHRQWSEDLDLRLNAKQKEAILAITSSLTVPLPPILLCGPFGTGKTFTLAQAAKQILKQPNTRILICTHSNSAADLYIKEYLHPYVLTNHEEARPLRVYYRNRWVRTVHPIVQGYCLISDTGYNFRMPCREDVMKHRVVVATLSTSRYLCHLELDPGTFTHILVDEAAQAMECETIMPVALATSTTRIVLAGDHMQLSPHVYSDFARERNLHMSLLERLYHTYPSNHPCKILLVENYRSHQSIIEYTSKLFYEGKLVASGKQPRHKVHFPLTFFTARGEDVQNQNSTSFYNNAEVFEVVERVKELQDKWPEEWGPVDESSIGVVTPYSDQVFRIRGELRKKRLYNVSVERVLNVQGKQFRALFLSTVRTRHTCKSVSESISKEQELDYGFLSDAKLLNTAITRAQSLVAVVGDPVAVLSVGKCRKLWDVYLEKCSEAASLHGITWAAIKAQLDGVELKKTYVLNPLAPEFIPRALQMTQLARAPRNWNVSPRGAQPFLPRHPADGQVPIGPTGSPMRAFTPPVAPRPTFGKPPSPVQRIDPYTGASLLYVPSAYGSNMLLPIRPFRPIPPHYNTHMLLPVDPRVFPHHPIMHPFAVNPLLQQQGAVAPPTSGTHPTTPTPTSMADQGQGDASRVGTVAGQVPDRQQGTDRQEVSPTAGSGASSQKRRGPDGASAPNNNPASSRGFVFNHTARNIQPRPSPTNQSASGSESPTSPLMPPSHSHPQGVAPPVSPYRENPSQGRQFNLPSRVMEEAQRYPGMAPPVMEGRVQEHTEGREPGVGSASNARLGMFGAMGHPAAGANTRRNLEQMFEAQRLSEAAEQQRQHQAGWRGNMPPASMAQQEGPHHMARYTGQPLRPAGPNMFPPEHLSPTSQPGPTPLGGPHMGTMEQRQQVLSYLSGSGFPRGVPPEGRFMQQGLISRGPGTAPTIGDQHYTTGTQPSVNRESRPGGHLPVSAGGQLFLRGDQPFRGANVGMGVDGQSMGSGGALNMGNTNQPPGRGNQIMDRANVPLGGSGQAVGGVNQAIGGPNTGGRLMPAEMQGLHRGSGTDNTSVQGNRGYNAMQAPSISENSVLAQLATDQRQAPNSRYSYQPPPRFIRQQQAKAQQDFPPGSLPTQRELPVDRMREGTPLYQRQVARGGEVQQAMGRYPPGQPPQQGQPFLTPGQAEQRQHLQADIPEALRFLTQFPPPTVSAQVAPPVRQETASATPTTMSYANVVRAPPRPKNPSQSGQDNKGSKPLALDANVGYVSGTNGLYTYFK from the exons ATGGAGGGGCAATGTGGAGTCTCTCTAGAACAAGCCAATGAATATTTCGGGCAGCAGGAGTACGGGAAGGCTGTTGAGTGTCTCAGCAGTCTACTGACCCACGTCCCTGATGCCGTCAGTGAGAGAACCAACCTCCTCAACAGCAGGGCAAACTGTTACCTGCGTATG AAACAATATGGGAAGGTGGTGAATGACAGTGATGAAG TTTTATCTCTGGGTCCAAACATCGAGGCCCTGCTGAGGAAGAGTAAGGCCCTTGGAAAGCTGGGAAGATTTCATGAAGCATATCAGGCAGTGGAACAATGTCTGGCTTTAGAACCACAG AACTCTGGTGCGCTAAAAGAGCAGGCACGACTCCAGACAGTGGTAGATGCTCTACAAGATGAG GTTGCTGATGAGGAGGAGCTAGCAGCAGCAGGGAAGGAGCGGGAGCCTCCAGAGGGCTCGGAGAGGGACTCCCCAAACATGAACGGGTCTCCCAGTAGTGCCAACTTAGGGAAGACAACCCAGGGCTCAGGCATTGCAACAT CCACAGATGTCAACCTGTACTGCTCGTACTGTGATGTCCAGTGCCAGACTAAGGTGGACCTGCACCTCCACTGCACCAGTCTGGCACACCAGGCCATCATCATGTCCGACTCAGGCAGAGACTGGAAACACAGGCCTCCTCCCAGGGGCATCACGGGGGACGAGTACACACTCTGTCAGGA GCACATCAGCCAAGGAAACTGCCAGTTTGGAACCCAGTGTACAGCTGCCCATTCAGAGGATGAGCTGGCGGAGTGGAGAGAACGTTACCAGTACCGACAGATCCGCATCCAGCAGGCGCGAGATAGACAGCTAAACGGAGAGTCGTACTCAGAGAAGCTGCTGGAGAGATGGATGTCGTCCTCCACTCCACACTCTGTG ATGAATGAACATGTGGAAGGGGTAATGGTGACTACTGACAACAAGCTGAATGTGTCTGTGAGCAGTAAGCAGGCTTCTCATGCCTGGACCTTCACCCTAAATTGCAAG CCTGGAGTGTACCTGTCGCGTGTAGCCCTCCTGTACGATGTGCACCGGTCCCACTTCCACCTGGCGAGCGTAACGAGTAACGGGGACCAGCAGGAGACCAGCCACAACCTGCCGCCCATGTGTCAGGAGTGGAGCGCCAGCGGCACCGACCCGCCCGGCTCCCCCACCAGCCCCGTCACCTACACCATCCGCCTGGTCTTCAACACCGGCATCTACGGGACCTTCCGCCAGTCCGCGGTGTTCGACTTCGGGGGCAGCCAGGAAACGGTGCTGCTGCAGCGAGTCTGTGTGGACGTGGCGTCCTCTGAGGAAATGAACCGGCTGAACCAG GTTCGAAGTAGCATGTTATGTGTCGGAGAACGCTGGAGCAACACCAGCAAGACCATCATCGAGTTTGTCCCCAAACCAGCGGACGCAACGGAAAACGACAAGGGCCTGATGTCGTTCTACACGCCGCCTGCCTCCCCCGAGCAGTTGTTCACGCGTGAGGTGCTGGAAGGACCACTGACCAAGAACAACTACAAGGGACGGATGCACGACCTGCTGTACATTGAAGAGATGGCACAGTACAAGGAGATCAGCAG GTTCAACATGAAGGTTCAGCTCCAGCTGGTGAAGAGTTTCATGCTGCTGCCGGGGACCAGCGGTGCCAAGTACGCCCAGTCAGGAGAGCTGTACTCACGGGTCAAACTCATAGAGGACCTGTCAGAGGACACCATGGCAGGAAGGCTCATCCTCAACAG TGTCCAAACTGTTTTGCTGGCGCCCGCGGCCGTGAAGGACTCGTCTCCTGACACGATCTATGAGGCGGTCGTGGAGGAGAAGGGGAAAGGGTTCATCTTCCTGCGCCTGTCCGCCAAGTGTGTGTCGGACCTGAAGCTGATGGCAGACAAGGACATGAAGGCAGAGATGCAGCTACAACTCAACAG GTTACCTATATGTGAGATGCACTTTGCAGTGGACAAGGTGCCAGACATGTCCATCCTCTTCCCCGAGGTGCAACGTCCCACAAACATTCCATGGAATCCACACAG ACAGTGGAGTGAAGATCTGGACCTGCGGCTGAATGCCAAGCAGAAGGAGGCGATCCTGGCCATCACGTCGTCCCTGACCGTGCCCCTGCCCCCCATCCTGCTGTGTGGACCCTTCGGCACCGGCAAGACCTTCACTCTGGCTCAGGCAGCCAAGCAGATCCTCAAACAACCCAACACTCGCATCCTCATCTGTACACATTCCAATAG TGCTGCTGATTTGTATATCAAGGAGTACCTCCATCCCTACGTACTGACCAACCACGAGGAGGCACGCCCCCTCAGGGTGTACTACCGTAACCGCTGGGTGCGTACAGTCCACCCCATCGTCCAGGGCTACTGTCTGATTTCCGACACCGGCTACAACTTCAGGATGCCATGTCGGGAGGACGTGATGAAACACCGTGTGGTGGTGGCCACCCTCAGCACCTCCCGCTACCTGTGTCACCTGGAGCTCGACCCAG GCACCTTCACTCATATCCTGGTGGATGAGGCAGCCCAGGCCATGGAGTGTGAGACCATCATGCCCGTCGCCCTGGCAACAAGCACCACCCGAATCGTCCTGGCAGGAGATCACATGCAG CTGAGCCCACACGTGTACTCAGACTTTGCCCGTGAGAGGAACCTTCACATGTCCCTGCTGGAGCGGCTGTACCACACCTACCCCTCCAACCACCCCTGCAAGATCCTCCTGGTGGAGAACTACCGCTCACATCAG AGTATCATTGAATACACGTCCAAGCTGTTTTATGAAGGAAAGCTGGTGGCCAGTGGTAAGCAACCTCGACACAAGGTGCACTTCCCGCTCACTTTTTTCACTGCTCGAGGGGAGGATGTACAGAACCAGAACAGCACCTCCTTTTACAACAATGCTGAG GTGTTTGAGGTTGTGGAGCGTGTGAAGGAACTGCAGGACAAGTGGCCAGAGGAGTGGGGTCCCGTGGACGAGTCCAGCATCGGAGTGGTCACACCGTACTCTGACCAGGTCTTCAGGATCCGTGGAGAGCTGCGCAAGAAGCGACTGTACAACGTCAGCGTCGAGAGAGTTCTCAACGTCCAAG GGAAGCAATTCCGTGCACTGTTTCTGAGCACTGTCcgaaccagacacacatgtaagAGCGTCTCAGAAAGCATCAGCAAGGAGCAGGAGCTCGACTACGGCTTCTTGTCTGATGCCAAGCTGCTGAACACTGCAATAACCCGTGCTCAGTCCCTCGTGGCAGTGGTGGGCGATCCTGTAGCTGTGCTCTCTGTCGGCAAATGCAG GAAACTGTGGGATGTGTACCTGGAGAAGTGCAGCGAGGCGGCCAGCCTGCACGGCATCACCTGGGCGGCCATCAAGGCCCAGCTGGACGGAGTGGAGCTCAAGAAGACGTACGTGCTGAACCCGCTGGCCCCGGAGTTCATCCCGCGGGCCCTGCAGATGACCCAGCTGGCACGGGCACCCCGGAACTGGAATGTGTCCCCGCGAGGAGCCCAGCCTTTCCTGCCACGCCACCCGGCCGACGGACAGGTTCCCATCGGTCCGACAGGGAGCCCCATGCGGGCTTTCACACCTCCCGTGGCACCTCGTCCCACCTTCGGGAAACCTCCCAGCCCCGTGCAGCGGATCGACCCATACACCGGTGCTAGCCTACTGTATGTGCCTTCAGCGTATGGCAGTAACATGCTCCTACCAATCCGGCCCTTCCGGCCCATCCCTCCACACTACAACACCCACATGCTGCTCCCTGTAGACCCACGGGTGTTCCCCCACCACCCCATCATGCACCCCTTTGCCGTTAACCCACTGCTGCAGCAACAAGGTGCTGTGGCCCCTCCCACATCAGGCACACACCCGACCACCCCCACTCCCACCAGTATGGCAGATCAGGGACAGGGAGATGCCAGTCGGGTTGGTACTGTGGCTGGCCAGGTTCCAGACAGACAGCAGGGAACAGACAGACAGGAAGTGTCTCCTACTGCTGGGAGTGGGGCCTCCAGTCAGAAGAGACGTGGACCTGACGGAGCCAGCGCTCCGAACAACAACCCTGCTTCGTCGCGCGGCTTTGTGTTCAACCACACGGCGCGCAACATCCAGCCCAGACCCAGTCCCACGAACCAGTCGGCCAGTGGTAGTGAGTCTCCCACGTCGCCtctcatgcccccctcccactcacaTCCGCAGGGAGTAGCCCCACCCGTCTCGCCATACAGGGAAAACCCCTCACAGGGAAGACAGTTCAACCTGCCCAGCAGAGTCATGGAAGAGGCACAGCGTTACCCTGGCATGGCACCACCAGTCATGGAAGGGAGAGTTCAGGAGCACACAGAAGGGAGGGAGCCTGGGGTGGGCAGTGCCAGTAACGCCAGGCTGGGGATGTTCGGTGCGATGGGTCACCCGGCGGCCGGCGCAAACACGCGGCGGAACCTGGAGCAGATGTTTGAGGCACAGCGACTGAGCGAGGCTGCAGAGCAGCAGCGGCAGCATCAGGCTGGGTGGAGAGGAAACATGCCGCCTGCCAGCATGGCTCAGCAGGAGGGACCACACCACATGGCCAG ATATACAGGCCAGCCCCTGCGACCTGCAGGCCCAAACATGTTCCCCCCTGAACACCTCAGCCCAACGTCCCAGCCAGGCCCCACACCACTGGGTGGGCCTCACATGGGCACCATGGAACAGAGACAACAAG TTTTATCCTATTTGTCTGGTTCAGGATTTCCTAGAGGCGTACCACCTGAAGGAAGGTTCATGCAGCAAGGCCTGATCAGCCGAGGACCTGGCACTGCACCTACCATCGGTGACCAGCACTACACCACTGGTACCCAACCCTCTGTAAACAGAGAGTCCAGACCGGGCGGACATCTGCCGGTCAGTGCTGGTGGCCAGCTGTTCCTCCGAGGCGACCAGCCCTTCCGGGGAGCCAACGTCGGTATGGGAGTAGACGGCCAGTCCATGGGGAGTGGAGGAGCACTGAATATGGGAAATACAAACCAACCTCCCGGGAGAGGAAACCAGATCATGGACAGGGCTAATGTTCCACTTGGTGGCAGTGGCCAGGCTGTTGGTGGTGTGAATCAAGCCATCGGCGGCCCTAACACAGGGGGACGGCTGATGCCAGCGGAGATGCAAGGCCTGCACAGAGGAAGCGGTACCGACAACACCAGTGTACAGGGCAACCGTGGTTACAATGCCATGCAGGCGCCGAGCATTAGCGAGAACAGCGTGCTTGCACAGTTAGCTACGGACCAGCGCCAGGCTCCCAACAGCCGCTACAGTTACCAGCCGCCGCCCAGATTCATCCGGCAGCAGCAGGCGAAGGCACAGCAGGACTTCCCTCCCGGTTCTCTCCCCACCCAGCGGGAGCTGCCGGTGGACAGGATGAGGGAGGGGACGCCACTGTACCAGCGccag GTGGCCAGAGGGGGAGAGGTACAACAGGCCATGGGCAGATACCCGCCCGGACAACCCCCTCAGCAGGGACAGCCATTCCTCACACCCGGTCAAGCGGAGCAGCGGCAGCACCTCCAGGCAGATATTCCAGAAGCACTACGCTTTCTCACACAG TTCCCACCGCCCACTGTGAGCGCCCAGGTGGCGCCCCCGGTTCGTCAGGAGACTGCCAGCGCTACTCCTACAACCATGTCGTACGCCAACGTGGTACGAGCGCCGCCGCGACCAAAGAACCCCTCCCAGTCCGGCCAGGACAACAAGGGCAGCAAGCCACTCGCATTGGACGCCAATGTAGGCTACGTCTCAGGCACCAATGGACTGTACACTTACTTCAAATGA